The genome window TTGTCCACATCAGCCATGATCCCAGTGATATCGAACATTACGATCAAATCGTATGGTTAGAAGCCGGCCAACTGGCGCAAGCCGGTAGCCCGAGTGAAGTGCTACCACACTATCTCACCGCCATGAATACGTTAGGAGACAGTGATGATATCTCTGACCTCGCCGGTTAACACGCGCGCGCACCATTGGCCCGCGGGACTCAAATTGGCCGCTTTATGTGTGACCACACTGACCTTATTTTTCATTGAGAACTTGATGATTCAGGCCGGTGTGTTATTGGGCGTCATGTGTTTATATGCCTTACCCGGCTGGCGTTTTTTTCAACATGGTTGGAAGGCGCTGTCGCTGTTACTGCCGTTTATTGCGCTTGTCGGCGTTTGGCATGTGTGGATTGGCGAGTATCAAGAAGGCGGGATTTTAATTCTTCGCCTTCTCTCAACCGTAGCACTGGCGAATTTAGTCACCATGACAACTCAGCTATCAGATATGGTGGATGTTGTCAGCGTGATCACTCGGCCACTGCAAAAAGTCGGCCTCAACCCACGCGGGTTAGAGCTCGCGATCGCGTTAGTCATTCGTATGACGCCAGTATTAATCACCAAAGGACGCTCGTTAACTTGGGCGTGGCAAGCACGCTCATGTAAACGTGCGGGGTGGCGGATTTTACTGCCCTTTACCGTGCTCGCTCTCGATGACGCCGATCATGTTGCTGAGGCGATCCGCGCCCGCGGCGGCATTAATGCCATTAATAATGATGACACTCCCCCATCGGATTCATGACGTACACAGGAACTCACATGCACAATAACACGGAAAAACACATCGCTTACGTGGCACTTTTTGCCGCATTCATTGCCGCTCTAGGCTTAGTCCCCAAATTAACTCTGGGATTTGGCGTCCCGATTACCGCGCAAACCTTAGGCATTATGCTGTGTGGCACAATATTAGGCGCGAAACGCGGCGCGCAAGCCGTACTGTTATTTTTGTTGCTGGTCGCGATCGGCTTACCATTGCTCGCTGGGGGAAATGGAGGGCTCGGCGTGTTTTTTTCCGTTTCCGGCGGCTTCTTACTGAGCTGGCCCATTGCGGCTTTCATCATCGGGTGGATCGTCGAGAAATGCCACACAGGCTCATTAGCTCTGGTTGCTGGCCTCGCGTCCGTAATTGGCGGCATTATCGTTGTTTATATATTCGGTATCGTCGGTATGAGCATTGTGCTAAAGAAAAACCTCTGGGAATGCGCAATCATGGCGAGCATTTTTCTGCCTGGCGATATTATCAAAGCGATCATCGCCGGCCTACTGACCTCATCTATCGCCAAAGCTCGGCCGAGTAGCGTACTTTCTCGTCAACAACCGCCACAATTATAGGGAGGTCACATTATAAACTTACACAGTTTGTAGGGGTAATGGTATAATTTTTCACTCATTTCTCGCATGCAACGGTGTTATGTTCATTGATCGCTTTCAGGCTTGGTGCCAATGCTCATTTGTCAAAAAAATCAGCATCATCATTGTGGCCTTCTCGTTATTATCGACGACGGGAATGATAATCAGTGCCCAAACCAGTAAAAGCATTCAAGGCAATGCCCATATGATTAATCGTGTCGGGGCAATGCGTATGCAGAGTTATCGCATATTAGCCTTTAGCGAGCCGGCCTCGCGTAATCAAGCGCGAGCCGAGGTGCAGCGCTTACAAGCCGCGCTCACGGCCCCGACCTTTACCACCTTCATCGCTGATGAACATTTTGTCGAGGCGTATGATGCCATTCTCCAATTATGGCAGTCCGACACCAAAAACATCTTATTATCTTCTGCCGATTCAACACAAAAACGTCAAGCCGTAGAAGCATTGATCGCGAAGCTTAATGTGCTGATTTCACAAATTGATCAGCATACGGAAAACAATATTCGCGCGATCGCCACTACGCAGCATGTGTTTTTTTTACTCACCTTAGTCTTTTTGTTTTTAGCGTTTTCGGCGTTACATAAACACTTATTTACGCCATGGCGCGCATTACTGCATATCGCTAACGCCGTGCGCGAGGGCGATTTTAACCAGCGATTTCAATCGCGTTATGACCGCGATGAAATGGCCGTGCTTGGAAATGCGCTCAACGATATGTCGAGCCAACTGAAACAAACTTATGATGACCTTGAGCAGCGCGTTCACACCAAAACGCAAGAACTCGAGCGACAAAATCAATACTTGGACTTTTTATATCGCAGCGGGCGCAGTTTTAATCGTCATCGACTGAGCGTGGATGCGCTGGCGTCATTATTTAACGAGTTAATGCTCATCACAAATCTGCAAAGAGTCACGTTTTACCCAGGTGAGCATTTGCGCTATGTGCTTGATAAGAAAATGGACTATCAATCAGCGACGTGCCAACACGCGACGCTAAGCCTGATGACTCAATCGTGGCCGGTCAGTGATGACTCACGCGAGTACGGTCGGCTCGAAACCATGAGTGCCCACGCTATTCCAACCGCGCAAAAACAATTAATTGCCACCTTTTGTGATAGCTTCACCCAGTACTTAGGCGCTTTTATTCAAGAGCAGCAAACCCATCAATTACTCGTACTCGAGGAGCGCCAGACGATTGCTCGCGAACTGCATGATTCTATTGCACAGTCTCTGTCTTTTTTAAAAATCAAAAGTGGTATCTTGCGGATACAAAGTGACAACTTAACGCCACTACAACATCAGTTATTGGAAGAAATCAGCCAAGAGATCACGTCGGCTTATCACCAATTAAGAGAACTGCTGGTAACCTTTCGTCTCAAACTCGATGAAGGGTGCTTAGCCAATGCCATACAAAACACCATTACTGAGTATAATGAGAAACTGGGCTTTGCGATAAATCTACGTAATGAGTGGCCAGAGCATGGTATACAGCCACAGCAAGCCATTCATATCTTGCATATTATTCGTGAAGCATTGAGTAATATCTACAAACACTCAGGCGCGACCGAGGTAATGGTGAGTTTACGCTATGATCGCGAGACACAACGCGATAAACAATGCACTCTCACTATTAGTGATAACGGTGTAGGTATTTCCCAGCACCATCAGGCACGGGGTCATCATTATGGCCTCACCATTATTGCCGATCGCGTTAACGCACTGCCCGGTCAACTCAACATAGACTCACAAGAACAACAAGGGACAAGGCTCTTGATTCGCTTTTCCCCGTCACACAAGGATGAATATGAATACTCCAAGTGCAGTGAAAACATCACCATCGACTGTCATGTTAGTCGATGATCACCCCATGTTGCGTCAAGGCTTAAAACAGCTTTTACAGTTGAATCCACAAATTCAGGTCGTGACTGAAAGTCACCATGGGCAACACGCCTTAGAGCTGGCTTTAAGCGATGAGCCGGATGTAATTTTATTAGACATCAACATGCCTGATATCGATGGATTGCAAACGCTAAAACTCATGCGCGAAAATAATATTACCAGTCGCATTATTATGTTTACCGTTTCCAATTATGAAGAAGATTTAGTCAAAGCTATCCAAGCCGGGGCCGATGGCTACTTACTCAAAGATATGGAAGCCGAAGACTTACTCCATGCCATTGAGCAAATCTGTTTAGGCGAGTTAGTGGTGAGTCCTAAACTTGCCAATTTACTCGCCAAACAATTGCGCAGTAAACCCACGCCTGTCACGCGCGAAATCGATGCTTTAACCGCGCGCGAGTTGGATATT of Vibrio zhugei contains these proteins:
- a CDS encoding histidine kinase, producing MFIDRFQAWCQCSFVKKISIIIVAFSLLSTTGMIISAQTSKSIQGNAHMINRVGAMRMQSYRILAFSEPASRNQARAEVQRLQAALTAPTFTTFIADEHFVEAYDAILQLWQSDTKNILLSSADSTQKRQAVEALIAKLNVLISQIDQHTENNIRAIATTQHVFFLLTLVFLFLAFSALHKHLFTPWRALLHIANAVREGDFNQRFQSRYDRDEMAVLGNALNDMSSQLKQTYDDLEQRVHTKTQELERQNQYLDFLYRSGRSFNRHRLSVDALASLFNELMLITNLQRVTFYPGEHLRYVLDKKMDYQSATCQHATLSLMTQSWPVSDDSREYGRLETMSAHAIPTAQKQLIATFCDSFTQYLGAFIQEQQTHQLLVLEERQTIARELHDSIAQSLSFLKIKSGILRIQSDNLTPLQHQLLEEISQEITSAYHQLRELLVTFRLKLDEGCLANAIQNTITEYNEKLGFAINLRNEWPEHGIQPQQAIHILHIIREALSNIYKHSGATEVMVSLRYDRETQRDKQCTLTISDNGVGISQHHQARGHHYGLTIIADRVNALPGQLNIDSQEQQGTRLLIRFSPSHKDEYEYSKCSENITIDCHVSR
- a CDS encoding energy-coupling factor transporter transmembrane component T family protein, which codes for MISLTSPVNTRAHHWPAGLKLAALCVTTLTLFFIENLMIQAGVLLGVMCLYALPGWRFFQHGWKALSLLLPFIALVGVWHVWIGEYQEGGILILRLLSTVALANLVTMTTQLSDMVDVVSVITRPLQKVGLNPRGLELAIALVIRMTPVLITKGRSLTWAWQARSCKRAGWRILLPFTVLALDDADHVAEAIRARGGINAINNDDTPPSDS
- a CDS encoding biotin transporter BioY; its protein translation is MHNNTEKHIAYVALFAAFIAALGLVPKLTLGFGVPITAQTLGIMLCGTILGAKRGAQAVLLFLLLVAIGLPLLAGGNGGLGVFFSVSGGFLLSWPIAAFIIGWIVEKCHTGSLALVAGLASVIGGIIVVYIFGIVGMSIVLKKNLWECAIMASIFLPGDIIKAIIAGLLTSSIAKARPSSVLSRQQPPQL
- the narL gene encoding two-component system response regulator NarL, translated to MNTPSAVKTSPSTVMLVDDHPMLRQGLKQLLQLNPQIQVVTESHHGQHALELALSDEPDVILLDINMPDIDGLQTLKLMRENNITSRIIMFTVSNYEEDLVKAIQAGADGYLLKDMEAEDLLHAIEQICLGELVVSPKLANLLAKQLRSKPTPVTREIDALTARELDILKLLAKSLPNKTIAKKLDIAETTVKVHVKHLLKKLQLRSRVEAAVWAHQQGVK